A section of the Paramisgurnus dabryanus chromosome 4, PD_genome_1.1, whole genome shotgun sequence genome encodes:
- the LOC135750619 gene encoding uncharacterized protein, with translation MSKTWVLVEWREEPPTYDIVPKKDILKKKFEPGDVVDVAYEEESSPATIIDFDESKETLRRRMFRLEGKRKNQPCLQNDAKRVAKKKKAYTPTQSPSHSKTSSSSDQEPPVKNQVIHRKNSMLMQEINSMESQAGEHSSRETQLEREILKLKKENENLRALNIALQQEILPMLKCSINQDTLVAQQPQVAQQPQDSSQKNPPEKTQGLGISSAVLTSCGRGGTSCSAMVKDLAVAVFGRETLATHGLSGRAGNANKGAMAKPALDKDKVVLILDTVQKKFPDVPKKFIRAALREKLNDEHKLRVRKTV, from the exons atgagcAAAACATGGGTTCTGGTGGAATGGAGGGAGGAGCCTCCCACCTATGATATTGTCCCTAAAAAGGACAtactaaaaaaaaagtttgaacCTGGGGATGTTGTGGATGTGGCTTATGAAGAGGAAAGTTCCCCGGCCACCATTATAGATTTTGATG AGAGCAAAGAAACCCTCAGGAGGAGGATGTTTAGGCTAGAGGGGAAAAGAAAAAATCAGCCATGTTTGCAAAATGATGCAAAAAGAGTAGCAAAGAAAAAAAAGGCATACACTCCAACTCAGTCCCCATCTCACTCCAAAACGTCCTCATCATCTGATCAAGAGCCTCCAGTCAAAAATCAA GTCATCCACCGAAAGAACAGTATGTTGATGCAAGAGATTAACAGCATGGAGAGTCAAGCTGGAGAGCATTCAAGCCGAGAAACTCAACTTGAGAgagaaattcttaaattaaaaaaagaaaatgagaaTCTAAGAGCACTTAATATAGCTCTGCAACAAG aaaTTCTTCCGATGCTAAAGTGCAGCATAAACCAGGACACTCTTGTTGCTCAACAACCACAAGTTGCTCAACAACCACAAGATTCAAGCCAGAAGAATCCCCCTGAAAAG ACACAGGGGCTAGGAATTAGTTCAGCTGTCCTGACAAGTTGTGGACGGGGGGGCACATCATGTTCTGCCATGGTGAAAGATCTGGCAGTGGCAGTGTTTGGTAGAGAGACGCTGGCCACACATGGGCTGTCTGGAAGGGCTGGCAATGCTAACAAAGGCGCTATGGCAAAGCCAGCTCTTGACAAGGACAAAGTTGTGCTGATCCTAG ACACAGTACAAAAAAAGTTCCCTGATGTTCCAAAAAAGTTCATCAGGGCAGCACTAAGAGAGAAGTTAAATGATGAGCACAAGTTACGAGTAAG aaaaacaGTGTAG